The Campylobacter armoricus sequence CACAGATATTTTAAGAAGAGATGATGGTATAAGCGGTGCTATGCATTATAGTGAGCAAATTAGCTGGATATTGTTTTTGAAATTTTTAGATGATTATGAGACAAATTTAAAAGATTTAGCCTTTTTAGATGGTAAAGATTATAAAAGCATTTTAGAAGAAAAATTTAGCTGGAGTGTTTGGGCAGCACCAAAAAAAGATGGCAAACTCGATGTAAAAAATGCTTTAAGTGGTAAGGATTTGCTTGATTTTGTAAATAATGAATTGTTTGTTTATCTTAAAAATTTTAAAAGCAATGATGATTTTAAAAGTATAGAATACAAAATAGGCGGAATTTTTGAATTTATAGACAATCGCATCGCAAACGGCCATACCTTAAGAGAAGTGATAAATATAGTCGATGAGATGAGTTTTAACAAAGAAGATGATGTTTTTGCCTTGGGTGAAGTTTATGAAAAGCTTTTAAAAGATATGGGGAGTGATGGTGGAAATAGTGGAGAATTTTATACTCCGCGTCCTTTGATAAAAGCTATGGTAGAGGTTATAAACCCTAAAGCAAAAGAAAGAATTTATGATCCTTCTTGTGGGAGTTGTGGCTTTTTAGTGGAGAGTTTTTTGCATATTTTATATGAAGATAGAGCTAAAGGAAAAAAGGCAAATTTGAGTGTAGAAGAGCTTGAATTTTTAAAAAATGATGCGCTTTTTGGACAAGAAAAAACCCCGCTTAGCTATGCAATGGGCGTTATGAATATGATACTTCATGAAATTTCAAGCCCAAATATCATAAAAACAAATACTTTAAGTAAAAAAATCACAGATATAACAGAAAGCCAAAGATACGAAGTAATACTTGCAAATCCACCTTTTGGTGGCAAAGAAAAAGAGCAAATTCAAGAGAATTTTCCTATAAAGTCAAATGCTACTGAACTTTTATTTTTACAGCATATTTTAAAATCTTTAAAAAACAACGGAAGATGTGCTATAGTAGTGCCTGAAGGTGTGCTTTTTCAAAATTCAAATGCCTTTGTGAGTGTAAAAAAAGATTTATTAGATGATTTTAATTTAGAGTGCGTTTTGAGCTTGCCAAGCGGGGTATTTTTGCCTTATAGTGCGGTTAAGACTAATGTGCTTTTTTTCTCTAAAGGTAAAAAGTGCATTTGTGAAGGCGATGGGGTGTATTATTATGAACTTATACCACCTTTTAAACTTACTAAAAATAAGCCTTTAGAATATGCACATTTTAAAGAATTTCTAAAATGCTATAAAGAAAGAAAAATTACGCCAAATTCTTATATAGTAAGCTTAGAAGAATTAAAAAATAGAAACTATGATTTAAGCGCTAAAAATCCAAATGCAAAAGAAGAAAAGGCTTTGCGTGAAGTGGAAGAAATTTTAGATGATTTAAAACAAAATCAAGAAAAAGCCAAAGAGCTTTTAGAAAAAATTCAAAAAACTCTTGTTTAAGGCATCAAAAGTATATCTACTAAATCATTTTGTTTTATATCATCATTTGCTATCATAAGCGCAGCTTTGTTATTTAGGTTGTTTATGATGGCACTTGAGCCTTCTTTTTTGCCTTTTAAATTCGCATAAATTTTTCCATCTTTAAATTCCACATTGCAAGCTACAAATTCTAAATGTGGGCTTTTTTTCTTATAATCAGTATTTAAAAATGCTTTAAAGGCATAGTCTTTTTCTTGCAAAAGCCAAGCATTTAAAAGTTCTCGAACATATAAATTAAACATTACCATCGCTGAATATGGAAAACCAGGCAAGGCAAAGATAAATTTATCTTCAAATTTAGCTATTTTTATATGTTTTCCTGGTTTGACATTTACTTTATCTATAATGATTTGATATTCTTTTATAGCTTGTTTTAAAAAGTCAAAATCACCCATAGAAACTCCACCTGTAGTGATTAAAATATCGCAAGAATTTAAAGCTTGTTTTAAAGTAGAATTTGTTTTTTCTTTATCATCTTTTAAAAGTGGAAAAATTCTAACATCACAATTTAATTTTTTTGCCATATTTGCTATGGCTACATGATTTGATGAGCGAATTTGTGCAGGATTGTCTAAGCTTTCTCCAAGATCTTTTATCTCGCTACCACTACTTAAAACACCTATTATAGGTTTTATGAAAACACTTATATGAAAATATCCAAGTTCAGCTAAAAGTGCTATTTCACTATAATTTATCTTTGTGCCTTTTTTTAGCAAAATTTCACTTTTTTTATAGCTTTCTCCTATTTTTCTTACAGCAAAGCCTTCGCTAACTTTTTCTTTTATGATTAAAGTATCTTCTTTTACTTCTACTTTTTCTATAGGTATTAAAGTATCACTTCCTTCGCTCATCAATGAGCCCGT is a genomic window containing:
- a CDS encoding HsdM family class I SAM-dependent methyltransferase, which produces MQNKIDKITDILRRDDGISGAMHYSEQISWILFLKFLDDYETNLKDLAFLDGKDYKSILEEKFSWSVWAAPKKDGKLDVKNALSGKDLLDFVNNELFVYLKNFKSNDDFKSIEYKIGGIFEFIDNRIANGHTLREVINIVDEMSFNKEDDVFALGEVYEKLLKDMGSDGGNSGEFYTPRPLIKAMVEVINPKAKERIYDPSCGSCGFLVESFLHILYEDRAKGKKANLSVEELEFLKNDALFGQEKTPLSYAMGVMNMILHEISSPNIIKTNTLSKKITDITESQRYEVILANPPFGGKEKEQIQENFPIKSNATELLFLQHILKSLKNNGRCAIVVPEGVLFQNSNAFVSVKKDLLDDFNLECVLSLPSGVFLPYSAVKTNVLFFSKGKKCICEGDGVYYYELIPPFKLTKNKPLEYAHFKEFLKCYKERKITPNSYIVSLEELKNRNYDLSAKNPNAKEEKALREVEEILDDLKQNQEKAKELLEKIQKTLV
- a CDS encoding molybdopterin molybdotransferase MoeA, encoding MQNYEDSLKSLKQAINSYEKIEKIALTECLDRILATDIIALKDYPEIPTSAMDGYAIKFKDQNENLKIIGEIPAGIFPSFNLKDKECVKTFTGSLMSEGSDTLIPIEKVEVKEDTLIIKEKVSEGFAVRKIGESYKKSEILLKKGTKINYSEIALLAELGYFHISVFIKPIIGVLSSGSEIKDLGESLDNPAQIRSSNHVAIANMAKKLNCDVRIFPLLKDDKEKTNSTLKQALNSCDILITTGGVSMGDFDFLKQAIKEYQIIIDKVNVKPGKHIKIAKFEDKFIFALPGFPYSAMVMFNLYVRELLNAWLLQEKDYAFKAFLNTDYKKKSPHLEFVACNVEFKDGKIYANLKGKKEGSSAIINNLNNKAALMIANDDIKQNDLVDILLMP